CCCGACGCGATCATCGCGTCGTCGACGTCGGGCCTGTTGCCGACGGATTTCTACGCACGGGCGACGCATCCGGAGCGCTGCGTGGTCGGCCATCCGTTCAATCCCGTCTACCTGCTGCCGCTCGTTGAAGTGCTCGGCGGCGCGCGCACGTCGCCGGAAGCGGTCGAAGGCGCGATGGAGATCTATCGCAAGCTCGGCATGCGGCCGCTGCACGTGCGCAAGGAAGTGCCGGGCTTCATCGCCGATCGGCTGCTCGAAGCGTTGTGGCGCGAGGCGCTGCACCTCGTCAACGAAGGCGTCGCGACGACCGGCGAGATCGACGATGCGATCCGCTTCGGCGCGGGCATCCGCTGGTCGTTCATGGGCACGTTCCTGACCTACACGCTCGCGGGCGGCGACGCAGGCATGCGACACTTCATGCAGCAGTTCGGCCCCGCGCTCGAATTGCCGTGGACGAAGCTGGTCGCGCCGACGTTGACCGATGCGCTGATCGACAGCGTCGTCGAAGGCACGACCGAACAGCAGGGCACGCGCAGCATCAAGGAACTCGAACGCTATCGCGACGAGTGCATCACCGAGGTGCTGAAGTCGATCGCCGCGGTGAAGGCGCGGCACGGGATGCGATTCGAAGACTGAGGACGAGAGACGATGACCGGCGATACCCCGCTGACGATTTACCGCGACGTCGTGCGGCCCGAATGGGTCGACTACAACGGCCACCTGCGCGATGCGTTCTATTTGCTGATCTTCAGCTTTGCGACCGATGCGCTGCTGGATCGTATCGGCCTCGACGACGCCGCGCGTCGCGAGCGGGGCCGCTCGGTCTACACGCTCGAAGCGCATGTGAATTACCTGCACGAGATCAAGGAGGGCACGCCGGTGCGTGTCGATGCGCGCGTGCTCGCGCACGACGCAAAGCGGGTGCACCTGTATCTCGAGATGTTCGCCGGCGGGCATGACGATGCGGTATCGGCGAGCGAGCAGATGCTGCTGCACGTCGATATGCGCGACGGTGCGAAATCGACACCCTTCGACGACGACGTGGCCGCCCGCGTGGCCGAGCTGCATGCATTGCAGCGCGATTGCGTGGCACCCGCGTATGCGGGCCGCGTGATCGGGCTGCCGCCGCGCCGTTAGCCGGCACGAACCTTCAACCACGGAGCGCACACGATGCTTGAACCGGAAATCGCGGCGTTCGTTGCAGCCGTCGACGCGTGGTATCCGGCCGACGCGGCCGCGCGCTCGCCCGGCGAGCAGCGCCGCCTGTACGACCGCTTCGCGGCCGAATGGACCCCGGCCGCGCTGCCTGCCGGCATCGTGCAGCAGGACGCCGTGTGGCATGCGCCCGATGGCCACAAGATCGCGCTGCGGCGCTACACGTCCGCGCACGGCACGCCGCGCGGCACGGTGCTGTTCTTTCATGGCGGCGGCTTCGTCGTCGGCTCGCTCGACAGTCATGCGCTGATCACCGCGCAGCTGGCGGCCGATACGGGGCTCGACGTGATCGCGGTCGACTATCGGCTCGCGCCCGAGCATCGTGCGCCTGCCGCGCTGGAAGATTGCCTGGATGTCACGCGTGCCGCGCGCGACGCACGCTGGCCGTTCGGGCCGTGCGTGCACCCACTGACGCTCGCGGGCGACAGCGCGGGCGGCATGCTCGCGGCAGCCGTAGTCACCGCGTTGCGCGATGCGGGCGAAGGCGGTATCGACGGCATCGCGCTCGTCTATCCAATGCTCGGATTCGAGCCTCAGTCGCCCGCGCGCGAAACGGAAGCGCACGCGCCGATGCTGACGCTCGACGATGTCCATCGCTATCGCGCGCTGTATTGGGAAGGCGGCCTGTCCGATGCGCTGGGAGACGGCAACCCGTTGCTGCACGCGTCGGTACCGCTCGCGGCGTCGCGTTTCGACGGCCTGCCGCCCGTGCTCGCGATCGGCGCGGAACACGATCCGCTGCGCGACGATGCGCGCGTGTACGTCGAACGGATTCGCGCGGCCCGCGGTGTCGCGCACTACTGGATGGGAGAGGGGCTGGTGCACGGCTGCTGGCGCGCGCTCGGAACGAGCCCGCAGGCGGCGCTGATGCACCGGACGGTCGGCGGGTTTCTGCTCGCACCACACGCGTAGCGGGCGTTTCCGGGAGGCAACGATGCAGGCAGCGCAACACCGTATCGAGGACTGGCGGACGTTTTCGGCCGACGCGGCCATTGCGGCGGCGACGATTGGCGATGGTGCGGTGGACGTCGAGTGGAGCGATACGCGACGATCGCCGTTTCATTTCGACTGGCTGCGCGACAACTGCGCGTGTGCCGCGTGCGTGCATGCCGTCACGCGTGAACAGGTGTTCGAGATCGCCGACGCGCGTGAGGATCTCTCCGCGCTCACCGTGCACGTCGAAGCCGACGGCGCGCTGCATGTCGAGTGGAACGACGGGCACCGCAGCGCGTGGTCGCCGGGGTGGTTGCGCGCGCATGCGTACGACGATGCGTCGCGCGCGGAGCGTCAGGGCGCGTACGGGCGGCACGTATGGGCCGGTGACGATGCGACGGCCATCGGCGTGTTCGCGTGGCGCGACGTGATGGAGGACGACCGCGCATTGCTCGCGTGGCTCGCCGCATTGCAACGCACGGGGCTGACGCTCGTCGAAGGCGTGCCGGCCGAGCGCGGCCGTGTCGACGAGATCGCGCGCCGCATCGGCCTGATCCGCGAGAGCAATTTCGGCGTGCTGTTCGACGTCGAATCGAAGCCGCGCCCGGACAGCAACGCGTATACGTCGCTGAACCTGCCGCCGCATACCGACTTGCCGACCCGCGAGTTGCAGCCGGGCGTGCAGTTCCTGCATTGCCTCGCGAATGACGCGACCGGCGGCGACAGCGTGTTCCTCGACGGCTTCGCGCTGGCGGATGCGCTGCGGCGCGAGCATCCGGCCGACTTTGAACAACTCACGTCGACGCCGTTCGAGTTCTGGAACAAGAGTGCGAACAGCGACTACCGCTGCTCGGCGCCGGTGATCGGGCTCGATGCGCGCGGCAACGTGACCGAGGTGCGCGTTGCGAACTTCCTGCGCGGGCCGCTCGATGCGCCGGCCGGCTCGGTCGCGGCCGTTTATCGTGCGTACCGGCGGTTCCTCGCGTTGGCGCGCGAGCCGCGCTTTCGCGTGCAGCGCCGGCTGCGGGCGGGCGACATGTGGGCGTTCGACAACCGGCGCGTGCTGCATGCGCGCACCGAGTTCGATCCGTCTACCGGCCGCCGGCACCTGCAGGGCTGCTACATCGATCGCGACGAACTGCTGTCGCGGTGGCGCGTGTTGTCGCGATCGGCGCCTGCGGCGGCTGTATCGCGCTGACGGTAGCGCCCGGCTTCACCATGCCCGCACGCCTACCTCGCAGATGAAAAAGCGCCCGGACGCCAGGCGCCCGGGCGAAGCCACCCGTTGCCGGGCGGCGGAGGTATGCGTTTCATAAAAAAGGACGAGCCCCGCAAGGGGGCTCGTCCGGACTTTCGTGCTTCATCGCGCGACGCGCGGCGCCCGCCGAGGGCGCATCGGCTTACTGGCCGAAGAAGATCGAGTCGCGAGCGTTCGACGACGCAGCCGGGGCGCCCGAGTGGACGACCGGAGCCGGCTGTGCGCCGTAGCCGCTGGTGTCGGCACCATGAACACGCGCTTCGGCGCTCTGGATGTCGTTCGGGTAGTACGGGCTCGACAGGCCCGGCTTGTAGCCGGCTTGTTCGAGCTGAACCAGTTCGCTGCGCACTTGAGCGCGGGTCACGGTGCTTTGGGCGAATGCGCCAAACGAAGCGGACAGGGCGGCAGCGGCAACGACTGCGGAAATGAGCGATTTCATGATGACCTCCGGTGTTTTATTGAGTTCGCTCTCGACACCATGTCTTAAGCGATTGACTAAATCTTAGTCACCGGAGTGTCGAGGGTAAACGCTGATTTTGACGATAAATTGTTTCCTGGGTGGTAACAGTGGGGCGTCGAATCAGTCTTTCATCTGGCTTTCTTTTCGGAAGTTGCAATAAGTCTGAGGAATGTTGCGGGAGGTGCTGCGTGCTTCAGCGCACCTCGGCCGCCGTGTCGAACGGCCGGCCGGGCGAGCGTCCCGCTGGCGCGCCCGAGCTGAGGAAGCGCACGCCCGTCGCTGCTTCCGAGGCTTCCCACAGCAGTGCCGCCGAGGCCACGTCGCGCGCTGCACGCGGAACGCTCGCGGGCGCCGGCAACCCGCGCGACTCGAACAACCCGGAGGGCCCGATGTAAGCGCCGCCAGCAAGATCGGGCGAGGTTGCCGCATGAATCGCGGGCAGCGCGCCCTGGTCGGCAGGCTGCGCGAGATAACGGTTCGCGGCGCGCATCAGCGCGGCACGGGCGGGCGAGCTGTCCATCGCCGGGCCCGCGAACTGCAGGTTGGTCGCCGCGTAGCCGGGGTGCGCGGCCACGCTGATTCCGGCAAACGCCGCGCGCTCGAAACGGCGCTGCAGTTCGATTGCGAACACGAGATTCGCGAGCTTGCTGTCGCAATAGGCGAGATAACGGTTGTAGCGATGCTCGGCACGCAGGTCGTCGACGCGGATCCGGCCGCCGCGGTTGAGACCGCTCGACATCGTCACGACACGCGCGCGGCGCGCGGCGCGCAGCGCGGGCAGCAGATGGCCGGTCAGTGCGAAATGGCCGAGGTGGTTGGTGCCGAACTGCATCTCGAAGCCGTCGTGCGTATGGCGCAGCGGCAGGAACATCACGCCGGCGTTGTTGCAGAGGATGTCGACGCGGCCATGGCGTTCGGCCACATCGGCCGCGAAGCGTGCGATCGACGCAAGATCGGCGAGGTCGAGCGGGTCGACTTCGACGCGGGCATCCGGATGGAGCCGGCGGATCGCGTCGGCCGCCTGTGCGGCGCGGGCTGCGTCGCGGCAGCCCATCACGACCGTCGCGCCTTTCGCGGCCAGCGTTTCCGCCAGTTGCCAGCCGAGCCCGCTGTTGGCGCCGGTCACGACCGCGACCTTGCCGCCTTGCGCCGGGACGTGGCGCGCGCTCCATGCATGCATGTCTGCCTCCATCGGCGCGACCAATCGGCCGCGGCACTAATCATTACATTGAGTGGTGTAACGATAGTGCCCGCCGGCGTGGCAGACAAGCGGGGGAATTAGACCGGCGCTTCTAGGGCCGGCACATCGTGGGGTGCCGCGTGCCGTGGCGCGCGGCCGGCAGGATTTACCTGCCGCCGGCCAGCGCGAGCACTTCGGCGGCGGAGATCATCGCGGCTGCGTTCGCGGGTGCCGGGCGTTCGGCCGGGCGGAAGACTTCGTCGCCGCGATGGATCACTTGGCGCGACAGCGCGCAGGTGCCGGTGCGTTGTGCGAAGCGGCGGCGCCAGCGCTGTTCACCGTAGTGACAGCGGCCGGGTTCGACCCAGCGGACGACGAGCAGCGTATCGGAACGTTCGAGGATTTCGACGTGAACGTCGGCGGGATCGAGCGCAGGCAGGGATTTGGGGGCCTTCATTTTGCCGTTTCCTAAAGCTCGTGCGGTTTCGGCCTTGGCAGTGGATGTCACTACCCGATGGCGAATCCGTAGCGGTTTCCATGAGTGGTGCGCTAAATGTAAGCGTCTGTGACCGGAAAAAACATCCTGTCTGGCTCAAATTACCTTTTGCCGATTTAGAAACAATCCACGCTTATTTTCTTGGAAAGCACAGACAAAAACGCCCCGGACGCAACGTCCGGGGCGGGAAATCGGCCTGCGCGCCGTGTCTGCTCGCCCAGTCACGGAGCCCATCGCCGGGGGACGGAGGTGCCCGCAGGGATCGAACGCGGGCGGGGTGGCGATGGACCGGAAGCGCAGTCCGGTACGCCATGATGGCGCGCGCATCCCGTTGAGACCCTGACGTGAACATGACTTTTTCGTCAGTTTGGCGTGGCGCCGCGCCAGGCATCTGCGAAAAAATCGACCGGAAGGCGCGCAGCTATTGGCTTTGTCCTAATCCCGGGGCGTGCCCCGAGCGCGCTCGAACCTCGAATCTTTGCTCAACCGCCCGATTTTCTCACTCGGGTAAATACCGAATCCCGATTCCGTGACAAACGCGGCATCACTTCCTATGATTGGTTGGACCTTTAGTCCTTTGTGCCAATCGGCCGACGGCTGGCCGGCTATTTCGGGAGACGTGCTCATGAGATTGCAGGGCAAACGCGCGCTGGTGACGGCGGCCGGGCAGGGCATCGGCCGCGCGACCGCGCTGCGGTTCGCGCGCGAGGGCGCCGACGTGCTGGCGACCGATATCAACGAAGCCGCGCTCGTGCGGCTGGAGGCCGACGCCGAACGCGCGGGCGGCCGGCTGACCACGCGGCGGCTCGACGTGACCGATGCGCAGGACGTCGCGGCGCTCGCCGCGAGCGAGCGTGCGTTCGGCGTGCTGTTCAACTGCGCGGGCTTCGTGCACCACGGCTCGATCCTCGACTGCGACGACGACGCCTGGGCGTTCTCGCTGAACCTGAACGTCACGTCGATGTACCGGCTGATCCGCGCGCTGCTGCCTGCGATGCTCGAAGCCGGCGGCGCATCGATCATCAACATGGCGTCGGCCGCGTCGAGCGTGAAGGGCGTGCCGAACCGCTTCGTCTACGGCACGACCAAGGCGGCCGTGATCGGGCTGACCAAGGCGGTGGCCGCCGATTTCGTCGAGCGGGGCATCCGCTGCAACGCGATCTGCCCGGGCACGATCGAATCGCCGTCGCTGGAGCAACGGATCGCGGACCAGGCGCGTACGCGCCACGTGTCGACCGACGAGGTGCGCCAGGCTTTTGTCGCGCGCCAGCCGATCGGCCGCATCGGCAGCGCGGAAGAAGTGGCCGCGCTCGCGCTGTACCTCGCATCCGACGAAGCGTCGTTCACGACCGGCGCGATCCACCTGATCGATGGCGGCTGGTCGAACTGACCAAGCCTTCCCCTTTACTTTCCGTTTCCGCTCAAGACGACATGAAACTGCTGAGATTTGGCGACAAACACCATGAAAAGCCCGGCCTGCTCGATGCGAACGGCCACATTCGCGACCTGTCCGGCGTGATCGACGACATCGCCGGCGATGTGCTGACGCCGGCGTCGCTCGCACGGCTGCGCGACATTCCGCCGTCGTCGCTGCCGCTCGTCGAAGGCACGCCGCGGCTCGGCGCGTGCGTCGGCCGCGTCGGCAAGTTCATCTGCATCGGGCTCAACTATTCCGACCACGCGGCCGAATCGGGGATGGAAGTGCCGAAGGAGCCCGTCGTGTTCGGCAAGTGGACGAGCGCGATCTCGGGGCCGAACGACGACGTCGAAATTCCGCGCGGCTCGGAGAAGACCGACTGGGAAGTCGAACTCGGCGTAGTGATCGGCCAGGGCGGCCGCTATATCGCGGAAGCCGACGCGCTGTCGCACGTCGCCGGCTACTGCGTCGTGAACGACGTGTCGGAGCGCGAATTCCAGCTCGAACGCGGCGGCACGTGGGACAAGGGCAAGGGCAACGACACGTTCGGGCCGCTCGGCCCGTGGCTCGTGACGGCCGACGACGTGCCCGATCCGCATGCGCTGCGGCTGTGGCTCGACGTCGACGGTCATCGCTACCAGAACGGCACGACCGCGACGATGGTGTTCCGCGTGCCGCACCTGATCAGCTACCTGAGCCGCTTCATGAGCCTGCAGCCGGGCGACGTGATCTCGACCGGCACGCCGCCGGGTGTCGGTCTCGGGCAGAAACCGCCCGTCTATCTGCGCGCCGGGCAGGTGATCACGCTCGGCATCGACGGGCTCGGCGAGCAACGCCAGCGCACCGTGCAGGCCTGATTTCCTTTCGCGGACGATTCGTCATGCCTATCATTCGATCGATGCGCGTCCTCGACGTGCGCTTCCCGACCTCGCGCCAGCTCGACGGCTCCGATGCGATGAATCCGGACCCCGATTATTCGGCGGCCTACGTCGTGCTCGAAACCGACCGCGACGGGCTCGAAGGTCACGGGCTCACGTTCACCATCGGGCGCGGCAACGAGATCTGCTGCGCGGCGATCGACGCGATGCGTCACCTCGTCGTCGGCCTCGACCTCGACTGGATTCGCGCCGACATGGGCCGCTTCTGGCGGCACGTCACGTCGGACAGCCAGTTGCGCTGGATCGGCCCCGACAAGGGCGCGATCCATCTGGCGACGGGGGCCGTCGTCAACGCGGTATGGGATCTGTGGGCGAAAGCCGAGCGCAAGCCGCTGTGGCGGCTCGTGGCCGACATGAGCCCCGAGGAACTGGTGCGCGCGATCGACTTCCGCTACCTGACCGACTGCCTGACGCCGGACGAAGCGCTCGACCTGTTGCGCCGGCAAGTGCCCGGCAAGGCCGAGCGGATCGCACTGCTCGAGCGCGACGGCTACCCGTGCTACACGACGTCGGCCGGCTGGCTCGGCTACAGCGACGACAAGCTGCGGCGGCTGTGCCGCGAAGCGGTCGAAGCGGGGTTCGAGTACGTGAAGCTGAAAGTCGGCGCTAACCTGGAAGACGACATCCGCCGCGTGACGATCGCGCGCGAGGTGATCGGTCCGGACCGCAAGCTGATGATCGACGCGAACCAGGTGTGGGAAGTGGACGAAGCGATCGACTGGGTGCGCGAGCTGGCGTTCGCGCGGCCGTGGTTCATCGAGGAGCCGACGAGCCCCGACGACGTCGAAGGGCATCGCAAGATCCGCGAGGCGATCGCACCGGTGCAGGTCGCGACCGGCGAGATGTGCCAGAACCGCGTGCTGTTCAAGCAGTTCATCGCGCGCGGCGCGATCGACGTCGTGCAGATCGATGCGTGCCGGCTCGGCGGCGTGAACGAGATTCTCGCGGTGATGCTGATGGCCGCGAAGTACGGGCTGCCGGTGTGCCCGCATGCGGGCGGCGTCGGGTTGTGCGAGTACGTGCAGCATCTGTCGATGATCGACTACATCTGCATTGCCGGCACGAAGGAAGGGCGCGTAACCGAGTACGTCGATCACCTGCACGAGCATTTCGTCGAACCGTGCGTCGTGCGCGGCGCGGCGTACATGCCGCCGACGGCGCCCGGTTTCTCGATCGAGATGAAGCCCGGATCGCTGGAGCAGTACCGGTTCCGCGGCTGACACGCGTTGAGCGTGCCGACAACATGAACGACGGAGACGCGAAGTGGATTTGAATCTGCAACACAAGGTCGTGATCGTGACCGGCGGCGCGTCGGGCATCGGCGCCGCGATCTCGATGCGGCTGGCCGAAGAAGGCGCGATTCCGGTGGTGTTCGCGCGCCACGCGCCCGACGATGCGTTCTGGCGCGCACTCGTGCAGAAGCAGCCGCGTGCCGCCTGCATCTCTGTCGAGTTGCAGGACGATGCGCAATGCCGCGATGCGGTTGCGGAAACCATCGCGCGTTTCGGCCGCCTCGACGGCCTCGTCAACAACGCGGGCGTCAACGACAGCATCGGGCTCGATGCAGGGCGCGACGCGTTTGTCGCGTCGCTCGAACGCAACCTGATCCATTACTACGTGATGGCGCACTACTGCGTGCCGCACTTGAAGGCGACGCGCGGCGCGATCGTCAACCTGTCGTCGAAGACGGCCGTGACCGGGCAGGGCAATACGAGCGGTTATTGCGCATCGAAGGGCGCACAGCTCGCGTTGACACGCGAATGGGCCGTCGCGTTGCGTGACGATGGCGTGCGCGTGAACGCGGTGATCCCGGCCGAAGTGATGACGCCGCTGTACCGGAGATGGCTCGACAGTTTCGACGACCCCGACGCGAAGCTGGCCGGCATCGCCGGCAAGGTGCCGCTCGGCAAACGCTTCACGACGGCCGACGAAATTGCCGATACGGCCGTATTCCTGTTGTCGGAACGCGCATCGCACACGACGGGCCAGTGGCTGTTCGTCGACGGCGGCTATACGCATCTCGACCGTGCGATCAGCTAAGGGCGGCGATCCATGCAACCCGACCTGACTCCGAACCCCGCGCCGCCGCTGATCGCATTGACCGGTATCGGCAAGCGCTTCCCCGGCGTACAGGCGCTCGACGATTGCCATTTCGACCTGCGTGCCGGCGAAGTGCATGCGCTGATGGGCGAGAACGGCGCCGGCAAGTCGACACTGATGAAGATCCTGGCGGGCGTCTACCAGCGCGACGACGGCGAGATCCGGATGGACGGCCGTGCAGTGGAAATCGCCGATCCGCGCGCCGCGCAGGCGCTCGGGATCGGCATCATCCATCAGGAACTGAACCTGATGAACCACCTGAGCGTCGCGCAGAACATCTTCATCGGCCGCGAGCCGCGCGGCCGCTTCGGCGTGTTCGTCGACGAAGCGGCACTCAACCGCGACGCGGCCGCGATCTTCGCGCGGATGCGGCTCGATCTCGACCCGCGTACACCGGTCGGACAGCTCACGGTGGCGAAGCAGCAGATGGTCGAGATCGCGAAGGCGCTGTCGTTCGACTCGCGCGTGCTGATCATGGACGAACCGACCGCCGCGCTCAACAACGCGGAGATAGCCGAGCTGTTCCGCATCATCGGCGACCTGCGCGCACACGGTGTCGGCATCGTCTACATCTCGCACAAGATGGACGAGCTGCGCCAGATCGCCGATCGCGTGACCGTGATGCGCGACGGCAAGTATGTCGCGACCGTGCCGATGGCGGACACGTCGATGGACGCGATCATCGCGATGATGGTCGGCCGCCAGCTCGCCACCGAATTCCGCACGCCGCCCGATACGTCCGCGAACGACGTCGCGCTCGAAGTGCGCGGGCTGTCGCGCGGCCGTGCGATTCGCGATGTCGGCTTCACGCTGCGGCGCGGCGAGATCCTCGGCTTCGCGGGGCTGATGGGCGCGGGCCGCACCGAGGTCGCGCGAGCGGTGTTCGGTGCGGACCCGGTCGACGCGGGCGAGATCCGCGTGCATGGCAAGACCGTGTCGATCCGCTCGCCGGCCGACGCGGTGAGGCACGGCATCGGCTACCTGTCCGAGGATCGCAAGCACTTCGGGCTCGCGGTCGGGATGGACGTGCAGAACAACATCGCGTTGTCGAGCATGCGCCGCTTCGTGCGCCGCGGCTTGTTCCTCGACGCGCGTGCGCTGCGCGACACCGCGCAATCGTACGTGCGGCAGCTCGCGATCCGCACGCCGTCGGTGACGCAGCCGGCGCGGCTGCTGTCGGGCGGCAACCAGCAGAAGATCGTGATCGCGAAGTGGCTGCTGCGCGACTGCGACATCCTGTTCTTCGACGAACCGACGCGCGGCATCGACGTCGGCGCGAAAAGCGAGATCTACAAGCTGCTCGACGCGCTCGCCGCCGACGGCAAGGCGATCGTGATGATCTCGTCGGAGCTGCC
This window of the Burkholderia lata genome carries:
- a CDS encoding L-carnitine dehydrogenase translates to MAVKTDIKTFAAIGTGVIGSGWISRALAHGLDVVVWDPAPGAEERLRANVANAWPALERVGLAPGADPARLRFVSTIEACVADADFIQESAPEREALKLELHEQISRAAKPDAIIASSTSGLLPTDFYARATHPERCVVGHPFNPVYLLPLVEVLGGARTSPEAVEGAMEIYRKLGMRPLHVRKEVPGFIADRLLEALWREALHLVNEGVATTGEIDDAIRFGAGIRWSFMGTFLTYTLAGGDAGMRHFMQQFGPALELPWTKLVAPTLTDALIDSVVEGTTEQQGTRSIKELERYRDECITEVLKSIAAVKARHGMRFED
- a CDS encoding thioesterase family protein, with amino-acid sequence MTGDTPLTIYRDVVRPEWVDYNGHLRDAFYLLIFSFATDALLDRIGLDDAARRERGRSVYTLEAHVNYLHEIKEGTPVRVDARVLAHDAKRVHLYLEMFAGGHDDAVSASEQMLLHVDMRDGAKSTPFDDDVAARVAELHALQRDCVAPAYAGRVIGLPPRR
- a CDS encoding alpha/beta hydrolase: MLEPEIAAFVAAVDAWYPADAAARSPGEQRRLYDRFAAEWTPAALPAGIVQQDAVWHAPDGHKIALRRYTSAHGTPRGTVLFFHGGGFVVGSLDSHALITAQLAADTGLDVIAVDYRLAPEHRAPAALEDCLDVTRAARDARWPFGPCVHPLTLAGDSAGGMLAAAVVTALRDAGEGGIDGIALVYPMLGFEPQSPARETEAHAPMLTLDDVHRYRALYWEGGLSDALGDGNPLLHASVPLAASRFDGLPPVLAIGAEHDPLRDDARVYVERIRAARGVAHYWMGEGLVHGCWRALGTSPQAALMHRTVGGFLLAPHA
- a CDS encoding TauD/TfdA family dioxygenase, whose protein sequence is MQAAQHRIEDWRTFSADAAIAAATIGDGAVDVEWSDTRRSPFHFDWLRDNCACAACVHAVTREQVFEIADAREDLSALTVHVEADGALHVEWNDGHRSAWSPGWLRAHAYDDASRAERQGAYGRHVWAGDDATAIGVFAWRDVMEDDRALLAWLAALQRTGLTLVEGVPAERGRVDEIARRIGLIRESNFGVLFDVESKPRPDSNAYTSLNLPPHTDLPTRELQPGVQFLHCLANDATGGDSVFLDGFALADALRREHPADFEQLTSTPFEFWNKSANSDYRCSAPVIGLDARGNVTEVRVANFLRGPLDAPAGSVAAVYRAYRRFLALAREPRFRVQRRLRAGDMWAFDNRRVLHARTEFDPSTGRRHLQGCYIDRDELLSRWRVLSRSAPAAAVSR
- a CDS encoding DUF4148 domain-containing protein, translated to MKSLISAVVAAAALSASFGAFAQSTVTRAQVRSELVQLEQAGYKPGLSSPYYPNDIQSAEARVHGADTSGYGAQPAPVVHSGAPAASSNARDSIFFGQ
- a CDS encoding oxidoreductase, translated to MHAWSARHVPAQGGKVAVVTGANSGLGWQLAETLAAKGATVVMGCRDAARAAQAADAIRRLHPDARVEVDPLDLADLASIARFAADVAERHGRVDILCNNAGVMFLPLRHTHDGFEMQFGTNHLGHFALTGHLLPALRAARRARVVTMSSGLNRGGRIRVDDLRAEHRYNRYLAYCDSKLANLVFAIELQRRFERAAFAGISVAAHPGYAATNLQFAGPAMDSSPARAALMRAANRYLAQPADQGALPAIHAATSPDLAGGAYIGPSGLFESRGLPAPASVPRAARDVASAALLWEASEAATGVRFLSSGAPAGRSPGRPFDTAAEVR
- a CDS encoding DUF3331 domain-containing protein, whose product is MKAPKSLPALDPADVHVEILERSDTLLVVRWVEPGRCHYGEQRWRRRFAQRTGTCALSRQVIHRGDEVFRPAERPAPANAAAMISAAEVLALAGGR
- a CDS encoding SDR family oxidoreductase, producing MRLQGKRALVTAAGQGIGRATALRFAREGADVLATDINEAALVRLEADAERAGGRLTTRRLDVTDAQDVAALAASERAFGVLFNCAGFVHHGSILDCDDDAWAFSLNLNVTSMYRLIRALLPAMLEAGGASIINMASAASSVKGVPNRFVYGTTKAAVIGLTKAVAADFVERGIRCNAICPGTIESPSLEQRIADQARTRHVSTDEVRQAFVARQPIGRIGSAEEVAALALYLASDEASFTTGAIHLIDGGWSN
- a CDS encoding ureidoglycolate lyase; its protein translation is MKLLRFGDKHHEKPGLLDANGHIRDLSGVIDDIAGDVLTPASLARLRDIPPSSLPLVEGTPRLGACVGRVGKFICIGLNYSDHAAESGMEVPKEPVVFGKWTSAISGPNDDVEIPRGSEKTDWEVELGVVIGQGGRYIAEADALSHVAGYCVVNDVSEREFQLERGGTWDKGKGNDTFGPLGPWLVTADDVPDPHALRLWLDVDGHRYQNGTTATMVFRVPHLISYLSRFMSLQPGDVISTGTPPGVGLGQKPPVYLRAGQVITLGIDGLGEQRQRTVQA
- a CDS encoding L-fuconate dehydratase; translation: MPIIRSMRVLDVRFPTSRQLDGSDAMNPDPDYSAAYVVLETDRDGLEGHGLTFTIGRGNEICCAAIDAMRHLVVGLDLDWIRADMGRFWRHVTSDSQLRWIGPDKGAIHLATGAVVNAVWDLWAKAERKPLWRLVADMSPEELVRAIDFRYLTDCLTPDEALDLLRRQVPGKAERIALLERDGYPCYTTSAGWLGYSDDKLRRLCREAVEAGFEYVKLKVGANLEDDIRRVTIAREVIGPDRKLMIDANQVWEVDEAIDWVRELAFARPWFIEEPTSPDDVEGHRKIREAIAPVQVATGEMCQNRVLFKQFIARGAIDVVQIDACRLGGVNEILAVMLMAAKYGLPVCPHAGGVGLCEYVQHLSMIDYICIAGTKEGRVTEYVDHLHEHFVEPCVVRGAAYMPPTAPGFSIEMKPGSLEQYRFRG
- a CDS encoding SDR family oxidoreductase, encoding MDLNLQHKVVIVTGGASGIGAAISMRLAEEGAIPVVFARHAPDDAFWRALVQKQPRAACISVELQDDAQCRDAVAETIARFGRLDGLVNNAGVNDSIGLDAGRDAFVASLERNLIHYYVMAHYCVPHLKATRGAIVNLSSKTAVTGQGNTSGYCASKGAQLALTREWAVALRDDGVRVNAVIPAEVMTPLYRRWLDSFDDPDAKLAGIAGKVPLGKRFTTADEIADTAVFLLSERASHTTGQWLFVDGGYTHLDRAIS
- a CDS encoding sugar ABC transporter ATP-binding protein, with translation MQPDLTPNPAPPLIALTGIGKRFPGVQALDDCHFDLRAGEVHALMGENGAGKSTLMKILAGVYQRDDGEIRMDGRAVEIADPRAAQALGIGIIHQELNLMNHLSVAQNIFIGREPRGRFGVFVDEAALNRDAAAIFARMRLDLDPRTPVGQLTVAKQQMVEIAKALSFDSRVLIMDEPTAALNNAEIAELFRIIGDLRAHGVGIVYISHKMDELRQIADRVTVMRDGKYVATVPMADTSMDAIIAMMVGRQLATEFRTPPDTSANDVALEVRGLSRGRAIRDVGFTLRRGEILGFAGLMGAGRTEVARAVFGADPVDAGEIRVHGKTVSIRSPADAVRHGIGYLSEDRKHFGLAVGMDVQNNIALSSMRRFVRRGLFLDARALRDTAQSYVRQLAIRTPSVTQPARLLSGGNQQKIVIAKWLLRDCDILFFDEPTRGIDVGAKSEIYKLLDALAADGKAIVMISSELPEVLRMSHRILVMCEGRVTGELRAADATQEKIMQLATQRESTVLS